The Microcystis panniformis FACHB-1757 region AAAGAGCCAATTCTTCAACAATTTTACATTTTTGATAGCGGGCATTATCTAAGACGAGAGTGATGGGAATTATTAGTCCTAAAGCAGCTATTTTTGACCGGAGTTCACAGACTTGAGTTGCCGTAATATAAGTGTCATATGTTACCAGAATAACTTCATGAGTTATTGCATTTAATGCTCCTAAAACATTGAAGCGTTTACGCCCGCTCGGTGACTTAACAAAAAGTCTCTCAAAACACCAAACAAAACCGAGAAATGCTCCCATGACGAAGTGAGCGGCATCAACAAAAAAAACAGCCCTTTTTCCTTCTTTTGCCTCATTTAGTCTGGGTTCTAGCTTTTTTTCTTTGTAGTCCTCTTGTTCATCTGGGTCAGCTTTAGAAGGAAGAGAACCTACTTTTAAACATTTCATTCCCATTGATTTTAAAAATTTTCTCACTTGGGTAGGAATTCGTTTTATTCCCGTCAATTCTTCTATCCTATATACAGCTTCATTTATTGTGGCTGGTGGATTTTTCTCGAAGTATTTTTTGAGGGTTTCTTTTTGAAACTCTAATTCACTTTTAGGGCGATAGAAGTTGATTTCTTTTAATTTTTCTATTCCGCCTTCTTGATAATCGCGAAGATAGGTTAATAAGGTATTTGGCGAGATTCCTGCTAACTGACAAATTTTTTGGTGCGGTATCTTTTGGCTTTTTAACCAGAGAACTTCCATCTTCAGTTGAACCCGGGGATGGGGATGATGAAATCTTTCATAATACAGTGAGTTCTTTTCTTCTTCCGTGAATTCTAGGTTAATCATGTTTTTAATGAGTGCTTTGCTTCTAATTATGACTCTTAAACTATATTATTGTCCTTGAGTAAAAAATGCAAGTTGTAGCCGTGCAAAGTATAACCGCCAAACAAATCTCTCGCTTAGTCGGTGTCGCACCGATTAATCATGATAGTGGTCAACATAAAGGTAAGCGGATGATTCAGGGGGGTCGCGCTCAGATTCGGGCGACTCTTTACATGGGGGCGGTGGTGGCTATGCGTCATAATCCGGTGATTAAAACCTTTTACGAACGCCTAGTCGGACGCGGTAAATCAAAAAAACTGGCTCTGACTGCTTGTGTGCGGAAAATCTTAGTTATTCTTAATGCAATGGTTCGCCAAAATCAGCCTTGGCAGCTTGCTGACAATTTACCACCTTGTTCCTAGAGATTCACACTTTTTGTTATCTCTGATCAAGGGTTGCGCTTGCTTTGGTTTAACCTGAGCGACTTAGTTTTTGCTGCGCTTTTTTCTGGCTTGAGATTTTAGGTTCGACAGCAACTCCTTGATTGTTTTTTGAGTTACCCCTTGACAATCAAGACAGTCGCTACGTTCATCTTATATTTAATTCCACCCACCCACTTATTTATCGGCCAACGGAATCAAGTGGCGAGCGATGCCCCATGACTTGCCAAGATGGCAGAGCGTCTATAGCTATTTTTCGGGGTTGGAAAGGGGACGGTACTGATAGCATTGTTCAAAAGTAATGGCAGATATGGTTAATTGCCCTCACCCCCAAACTCCCCCTGCCCTACCGATGTGGGGGGTGGAGGGGCGCAAGAGGGGAGTAGGATACCTGCCATGAATAAAGAAAAATGGCATAACCTCATCCCTAAACCTCATTCCCGATTCCATCCAGGAATACTGTTAGGAAGTGAAAATTTATGTCACAATGACTCTATAAGGGCGATTTTTTAGTGAATCGCCGAGGCCGTCTATTAATCGAATCGATGTCTTTGAAGAACGTAGCCCCAAACTGGAAACCTGACTTTCCTTTCCCATTCTTGCCACTACTAGCGGAATTTTTCTCCCTTTTGTGTTACCCACGGGAATTCTTGAGCTATTGCTGAGATTGGCATTTTGTCACTTCCCGTTAGTTGAATCCAACAAAAGAAGCTGTTTAGGAGCAATTTATGTTACACCGCAAGATTTATCAATTCTGTATGGATGGTCAGGAAGTCTGCATTTTCTTGCGCGATCAGCAAAGATGGATCGATAATGCCCGTATTGTCGATCTAGAAAGCGATCTCGTCACCATTCGCTACGAAACAGAAGAAGAAGACGAGATTAGTTCTTGGGAAGAAATGGTGCGTTTAGAAAGTATCGGTGCGGTGAGCAGAAAACTGGCATCGGTGTCGCGGACGAATCCTGATATTAATGTCTCGGAAGATTGTCCGGAAGCAGAACAACTTTATCCCCATTCTCCCGATAGCTTAGATTAATTTTGTCGATTTAACTGACAGTGGCTAGAAGTCCCGCGGTTTTAACCATGACCAAGGGACTTTTAAGGGATAGAAGGGAAAAGAGCCGGTAAGTAGAGAGGCACAATTATTTGTAGGATGGGTTAGCAGTAGCGTAACATGAGCGGGCGTTGGGTTTCATGCTTCAACCCAACCCAACCTACGTTCATTTTATATTTAATTCCACCCACTCACTTAGGAATCACCACTTGTTGTAAAATTATCGTCAAAGCCGCCAGATTTTCTCTATTATCAGCTGGAGGAGCAAAATGAATTCTAATCCCTACTTCGCTGGCCAGTATATCTATCAAAAATTTGTGGCATTAGTAATAGTTTTAATTAGTTGTTGGTTAGTAACTTTTCCCGCCTTCGCCGGGTCCGCCCTCTAGAAGTTAAAATTAGTCTAGGCTCCGGGCAAGGAGAATTAAAATTCTTTCCTAGTCAATTAGACTTTATTGCTGGACAAAAATACAAATTAATCCTCGATAATCCCAGTCCCACTAAACATTATTTTACCGCTAAAGACTTCGCCGATGCTAGTTGGACGCAGAAAGTTGAAGCGGGAAAAGTGGAGATTAAAGGGGCGATTCACGAACTAGAATTAAAACCTAATGCACAGGCAGAATGGGTAATAGTTCCCCTCAAAACCGGTAAGTATAAATTAATCTGTACTATTCCAGGTCATGCTGAAGCGGGAATGGTGGGAGAAATTGCCATTAATAACCCATGAATTTAAGAAAAATTGTCTCCTTTGCTTTCCTATTATTTATTCCCCTATCGGTGGTCGCTAGTCGTCTTAATTGGGGAGATCAAGCTATTTTTATCACTGCCGCTTTATCGATCATTCCCCTGTCAATTTGGTTAAGTACGTCTGTGGAAAGAGTTGCCGTAGTTACTGGGCCAACTTTGGGAGGATTAGTTAATGCTATCTTCGGCAATACTACCACTTTAGTTATTGCCTTAATTGCCCTAAAAAAAGGCTTGGTGGACATCGTACAAGCCAGTATTACCGGTAGTATTCTCAGTGATTTATTATTATTTATGGGCATGGGAATGCTCACGGGAGGTATTCGCTACAAAGAGCAGGAATTTAAACCGATTTTAGCGCGGGTAAATGGTTCTTCCATGACTTTAGCAGTAATAGCGATCGCTTTACCAACTTTGGTAATATATACTTCTAACGTGGTGGAAGTTGCCGATATTCTCAGTCTTTCCCTAGTCACCGCCACGGTTTTATTAATAGTTTACGGGTTAACTTTATTATTTTCCCTGAAAACCCATAGCTATCTCTACGAAGTGGGATTAAGTAACGAAAATACCCCCGACAATCAGGTTAGTGAGGAAGAAAAAGCTCAAGTCTGGATTTGGTTACTTGTGCTGCTTACTTCCACCGTAGCTGTAGCCTATGAGTCAGATTTATTTGTTAATGTAGTGGAATCGGTGATGGAAGGATTTAATCTCACTCCTCTCTTTATCGGGGTGATTTTCATTCCTTTAATTAGCGATGTTTCTGGAATAGTTACCGTCACTCAATTAGCCCTAAAAAATCAGATGGATTTAACGGTTTCCGTGGCTATGGGTGATAGTTTATTGGTGGCTTTATTCGTGGCACCTTTATTAGTTTTTATCGGTCAATTTTGGCAGCAGCCGATGGATTTAAATTTTAATCCCTTTAACGTGGTGGCTTTGATTGTAGCGGTGATTGTTACTAATTTAATCAGCTTTACTGGTCGTTCCAATTGGTTAGATGGAACCCTATTACTAGCCACCTATTTAATCTTGGCAGTAGCTTTTTATTACCATCCCGCCTAGCCAAAAAAGAGATTTAGGTATTTTCTGAGATTGGGTGCATCTCATTTTTGTAAATCTACTAAGTTGGGATTTTTAAGGGGAAACTCTCTGCTAAAGTCGGGCATTACTTTCGATTTTTTCCCTCAATCCAAGCTTTTGGGGGGTTCTACCCCCCAAACCCCTAGGGTTGATTCATCGTAGGGTTGATTCATCGTAGGGTTGATTCATCCTAGGGTTGATTCATGAATCAACCCTACCCAAACCCCCCGTTGGGGGCGTGGCGCCGCCCCCAAACCCCGGAGCGCATTAGCTTTTCGGTGGGATGCTTACAGCCAGCTGCTGATATATCTGTAATAATTTAAGAGTTACTAATAATTGCTGATTGTCGGTATTTCTGCAAATGTGAGATTCACTCCTGAGATTTCTGTCTTAGAATGGATTGGTATCACCTTATCACCGCAGGATTGCTGATGATGAAAAGAGGGTTTTGGTTTGTCGTCGGGTTAGTGGTAACGATAATTCTGCTTCCTTCCCTGGTTCTTTCTAATTCCATCGGTGAACAGGGAATTTATGCTGATCGCTTGCGGGCGGAACCCTATAATTTATTAGGGCGAAAAATTGCCATCGGTCAAGTGGAAATCGGCCGACCGGCGCAGTTCGGTTATGATAAAGTGGCAGCTTGGCAGCCTCCCTATAAATTAGCTGGTGTTTTTTTTCGCAATCAAATTGCCAAACCCAACACCTATCTAGATAATCACGCCGCTATGGTGGCAACGGTGATGGTCAGTGATGATAAAAAAATCCCCGGAGTGGCCCCAAAAGCGAGATTATATTCGGGGGCGGTGGGTTCTTTGCGACGCGGTGGACAACCGGAAGAATGTCTTGCTAGTCAAAATATTGCCCGACAAAATAGCGGTGATGTCCGCGCGATTAACTTTAGTTTTGGGGAATCTTTGCAAAGAGATCAACGACAGGAACCAAAATTAGATGGTCAAGCTTTATTAACTCAATGTGTTGATTGGTCATCGCGAGTTGATGATGTTCTTTATGTAATTGCTGGTAATCAAGGTAAGGGAGGAATTCCCATTCCCACCGATCATTTTAACGGCATTACTACCGCTTATACAGCCAAAAGAGAAGGAAAATTCACTAAAGTTGATTTTGCTAATATTAGTGCTTTGCCGGTGGGTATTGGTCGCAGTTTAATTAAACGGGAAATTAATGATGGTTCGCGGCGCTCAATTAATTTAGTTGCCCCTGGCAATAAAATAGAGCTTTATGACCTCAAAGGTAAATTAAATACTGTTAGTGGCACCAGTTTCGCCGCCCCTCATATTACGGCATCGGTGGCACTTTTACAAGAATACGGCGATCAACAAATTAATCAAAAAAATCCCCATTGGAGTGTCGATTCTCGTCATCATCAAGTGATGAAGGCAGTCATGCTTAATGCTGCCGATAAAATTAAAGATACGGGGGATGGTTTACGGTTAGGTATGAGACGGACAGTCTTAACTAAGGATCAAAAAACTTGGTTAGACTCCGATGCTTATAAAGACCCGAAAATTCCTTTAGATATGCAGATGGGGACGGGACATCTTAACACTTTTCGCACCTACCAACAGTTTAGTAATGGTCAATGGTCAGCCACAGAATCTATTCCTGCCATTGGTTGGGATTACGCTACAGTTACCGCTAATAGTTATCAAGATTATGCCCTAGAGAAGCCATTAAAAGCTAATAGTTTTGTTTCGATAACTTTAGCTTGGGATCGTTTGGTAGAACTAATCGATACTAATCGCAATAATCTCTATGATATCGATGAAAGTTTCCAGGATCTCGGACTGAATAATTTAGATGTTTATCTTTTACCTGCCCAGGAGGATAATAATGCTAAATACACCTGTGCTTCCCTGAGTGATAGTGATAGTTTAGAGCATATTTTTTGTCCTGTCCCCATCTCTGGAAACTATAAAATTCGGGTTCAATATCGTCAACAAGTTAATGAGAAAGAACAAGCTTTTGCTCTCGCTTGGTGGACGGTTCCTGAATAATAAAAATGATAGTAAATTCTGTTGAAAAAGTCTAGGGGGAGTGAGAAGATGGGAGCAGGTTTTTAAAGTTCGATAGGCAGTTAATCGTACTGTCTCTGAGAGACACCTCGTTTTCTTTTCGGGATAACATCGTCAGGGATTCCCCAATAGTTTGATGCCTGAGACATATTATATAGCAATAAGTCTTCGGGCATTTTTTCTAAAATAACTCGGTTGAGATTAGCGGTATTAATATTCATTGCTCCCATCACAGAAGAGCCAAGTTCTTTCGATAATAGCGGAATAACCGCATTACCAATCTCACGAAAACCATGCCATATTGTGCGGTGAAACTGAAACCAATCGGGGAATGTATGTAATCTGGCGGCTTCTCGTACAGTAATACAACGAGGAATAGAATAGTGAATGGGTCTAGGAGCAGTATAGGCTCCTTTGTCGCTATTAGTTCCGGCCCGGAGAGTGTTACATAAACCAGTGGGAGAAAGCTTTAAAAAGCGACTTTTTGGTTCCACTGTACCCGGTTCGGTTAAGATAAATCTATCAATTGATCTTTGGGTATGAACTGAGCCTATATGTCCATAGATTTTTATATCTACTGTTCTTTGATGGCAAAGTTTAAAAATATCCCTTGGCTGCACTGAATATTTTTTCCTCTTACCACTATAATCTAATTTTGATGCGGGTATGCCTAAATCAGTATCGATAAAGGCTGGTATTAATTCTAAATCTGAAATCGCATCATAGACGCTGGTAAAAGCTGATTTTTTGGCTGGGTTTAAATCGACGGTCTTTGTCAAAGGATATTTAGCCATCGTCACGTCTTTTCGACTACCAATTAAGATTAATCTTCTGCGCTTTTGTGGGGCCCCGTATTCACTGGCATCAAGGATTTTAATTGGCTGATTAATTGTATAGCCAATAGCTTCAAATTCAGAGATTAACTCCTCTAAAAATTGTTTGTGTTTACCCGTAGCCATGCCGGGGACATTTTCAAAGATAAAATACTTGGGTTTAATTTCTGCTACAATCCGCAGATATTCAAATACAAGAGAATTTCTAGGATCATCTATTTGTCGTTTACCAATCAATGAAAAACCTTGGCAGGGGGGTCCACCAGCAATTAAACTAACATCGGTGGCATAGCCTTTTAGTTTTAATAATTCCCATATTTCTCTACTTGTTACTTTGGCTATATCCCGGCAGATAGTTTGACAATAGGGAAAGTTAAAATGATGAACCAAGGAATGGACTGCATCAAACTCCACCGCTACAGCAATATCAAATCCCGCCGCTTCTAGACCAAGGGACATCCCACCGCAGCCAGCAAATAAATCGATCGCAATTGGTCTATGTTTCACTTTGATGATTAGCTCTCTATTGTCTGCCTTTTATTATACTGTATTTCTGATATAATTAACAATTTAAGTTTTATTAAGAGGGCAATTACTTGAGCAAGTTAGTAATCAATTGATCGACTTTCTCTAATTCTTGAATAATTTGTTTAACTCTTTCTAATTCGTCGGCAGGGTTAGGCGTTTTTTTCGTTTTTATTCCCGAAGAATGAGCGATTTCACCGCGTTCTTCTCCAAAAGTATTCATATTGGCTAACCAAACTTTATCTAAGTCATCACTATCGATGCCGATTGGTAAGAGTAATTTTAATAGGTTAGTTTCTTTAATCCCATGATTTTGATCGATAACTGATTTAAAACATCTAATCGCTATGTCAATTTTTTTAGTTATTTTCAGTTTGTCTAGGGAGACATTTTTGTTACCTTTAAGAGGAGTAATGGTATCGGGAGGATTTTCCATTTCTTGACCAGAAAAAGCGATTACACATAACAAAACTCGACCAGCTTTACCTTGATTATCCCAGATATTTTTTGCTGTCTGTACTGTATCCCAAACTCGATCTTCAAGATAAGATTCAATCTCAGCATGAGCAAAAACTCGATAGGCAAAAGTTAAAGCTAATTGTCTTTCAGAATAGTCATTTATCTCGCTGAATTTACGAGGTAGGAATTGTTTTTTGAGTCGATTTAATTCTTTGGTTAGTTGTCTAAATCTTAGAGATTTCGGCATAGTAAAAAAACAACTATCTTAACCCCTTAAAAATAATACGATTGTCTTCCATCTGAGGAATATTGAAGTTAATATCTAATACTTCTGATAAAGCTTGACCCCATAAATGAAAACGATCATAGGTTGATTGTTTAGTATTTGTACTAATTAATACAGCATTTTTAAATCGATCAACGGCAGTACGACATAAACTTTTAAATGCTTCTTCTACCTGTTCTTTGTTTGTCTCGGCAGCTGCTCTCATTAGATCATCGCAAAAGTAAAAAACCATCACATCTAAAATTGCTCGATTGAACTGACTTCGATAAGTTGCCGATTCAGGCAGCCAGAGACGGGAAAAGTTTTTCTCTCCAAAAATATTAATCGTTGTCTGGACAGCTTTTTCAAATTGATCAATAATATTTTTGATTTCTTCTGAGTTTTGATCCCATCGAGCATTAAGCGAAACACAAGCATTATCAAGAAATTTTTTAAGATCACCGCGATAATCGGATAAATAATAATGAAAAGCTACATAACGCAATAATATATCAGTGTCGCGCATCCGGAAATCGGGATAGGAAGATTTAAATATTTTCTTTAATGCTTGACTTTCGATCGCTCGATCATCTAAAAAATTAATAAAACCTCCTGGGTGTAATGCTTGTCTTAATTCTTGAGAAGACAAAGGGGTATTTTCCACATTGAGACGCAGAAAAATTTTATGGAGGAAACTCTCCGTTTTCCAATTACGGATAACAATCGTGCGGATAGTTTGATTATCCAGTTGGTCTAAGAAATCATTTAAATTGAAGTCATTTTTTAGATCTTGATATTGGCAGCCATTGAGATTATCTAGAAATTCTAAATCTTTTAAAGTAAAACTATTATTAGGTGTGTCACTGTCACCATAAAACTGTAAAATTGTTAGTAGGCGTTGTTTGCCATCAAGAACGATAAATTTCCCTTTTTCCTTGTTATTAGTAGCTAAGACAATCTGTGGGACTGGAAACCCTAGAATTAGGGATTCAATAAATCGACTTTTACGAGTAATATTCCAAGCATCTCGTCTTTGAAAGCGCGGATTGAGTTGAATATTTTCTCGAATTAATTGATCGCGGATCGTTGCGGTAGTCCAATCACTGCTGGCAACAACAGTGTCGGAGATTTCTTTGAGTTGTAGCTTTTTTTGGTTTGCTGATTCTCCTGCAATATCTTCTTCTTCTTCCGCAAAATCCACCGCTTCTATTTCTTCCCACATCTCTAACTGTGCCATGGTAGTAATTAATCTCCTCAATTGTCTATTCTGCAAAAATCCCGCCCCAATATTTGGACGGGACTAATAATCAATCAATAATTCAATACTACTCCCATTCTATAGTTCCGGGGGGCTTAGAAGTAATATCATAAACCACGCGGTTAACTCCCTTAACTTCATTGACAATGCGATTAGAAATTGTCTCCAATAAATCATAGGGAACCCGCGACCAATCGGCAGTCATTCCGTCTTCACTGCTGACTAAACGTAGGACAATAGGATAAGCGTAGGTACGTTGATCTCCCATTACTCCCACACTGCGGACAGGCAATAAAACCGCGAAAGCTTGCCAGAAATCGTGATACATTCCCTGCTTATTAATCTCGTCGCGCACTACCCAATCTGCATCGCGCAAAATATTTAATTTATCTGCGGTGACTTCCCCTAAAATGCGAATCGCTAAACCAGGGCCGGGGAAAGGTTGACGACGAACAATTTCTTCTGGAAGACCGATCGATCGTCCTAATTTTCTCACCTCATCCTTAAATAATTTTCGCAGGGGTTCGACTAATTTAAACCGGAGATTTTTCGGCAGTCCACCAACGTTATGATGACTTTTAATTTTAACCGCGACTCTTTCCCCGGTTTTGGGATCCACATTACTATCGGCCGATTCAATCACATCGGGATATAAAGTTCCTTGGGCCAGATAATCAAAGGGTCCCAAACGATTTGATTCTTCTTCAAACACCTGAATAAATTCATGGCCGATACGACGGCGCTTTTCCTCGGGATCGGTGACACCGGCAACCTGCGCTAAAAATCGCTTTCTAGCGTTGACATACTGGACTCCGATATGGAATTGCTCGTTAAATATCTGCATTAATCGTTCTGGTTCACCCTTACGCATGAATCCCTGATCGATAAACATACAGGTTAGTTGATCACCGATCGCTCGATGCAAGAGGAATGCTAAGGTAGAGGAGTCCACACCGCCGGATAAAGCCAATAAAACTCGCTTATCGCCCACTTTTGCCCTAATTTCTCGGATCGATTCCTCGACAAAAGCTTCCGTAGTCCAAGTGGGTTCGCATTTGCAGATATGATAGACGAAATTGCGAATTAAGGCGATTCCTCCCACAGAATGGACAACTTCCGGGTGAAACTGCACTCCAAAGAGTTTTTTCTTGTGGTCGGCAATGGCCGCACAATCGGTATTATCGGTATGAGCGAGAATTTCAAAACCCGCAGGCAATTCCACGCAGGAATCCCCGTGACTCATCCAAGCGGTGGAACCGTCCTCGACATTGGTTAATAAATCGGTAGGATCGTTGATAAATAGGGATGCTTTGCCGTATTCGGCCCGTTTTGCCCGTTCCACCCTACCTCCTAACTGCTGTACCATCAACTGCATCCCATAGCAAACTCCGAGGATGGGTACACCTAAATTCCAAATTTCGGCATCACAGTGAGGCGCTCCAGGATCATAGACGGAATTGGGACCGCCCGAAAGAATTATTCCTTTCGGGTTGATTTGGGCCAATTGTTCGGCACTGGTACGATAGGAGAGAACTTCGGAGTAAACGTTCGTTTCCCGGATTCTGCGGGCGATTAATTCAGAATACTGGGAGCCAAAGTCAAGAATGATGATTATTTGACGATTAAGGCTATTAGTGAAGGACTCTGAGGGCAAAGTCTCTTGAGGGGTAGGAAGGGGGGTTTGAGTTGTCACTGCGATCAAAAAAAGAAACTGGCAGGAAAAGGTTAAAGTTTTGTAAACTAAATCGGCTATTGTTCTGAAAATAAGCTACAATAGTATGGCCTTATTAGTTTCATTTTTTAAGACTAAATATTCCCACGATCATAGCACGGTCACTGGGGAGTGACTGGTAGATTTTGCAAAAATTTAAGGCCATTTTCGCTTTTGCTGATCAAAGAACGAGAGCGATCGAATAAAATACAACCGACCCCAAGATGACCGTTACTGTGGTTATAAACGTATTCTTGGCAACGGCGATCAATCGTATTAGCCATTTCTCCATAGATGCGTTCCACCCAATTATCTCCCGTTTGCCGGTCTAATTGACGCAGATATTCCAGACCGTTTTCGCTGGTGCTACTGTCAAAAATTTGCTGGAGATGGGGGTAGCTAAACCCATTTTAGCGGCGTAGGCGGTGAGAATTTCCCGACGACCATCGGCCAGATGATGGTGAGTCTGAAAGATTCCCCCGGCAAGTTTAATTAATTTACCGTGATAACCAAACAAAAGAATTTCAGAGATTCCCTGTAATTGTGCCTCTAATAACATCGGCCCGATCCAATTGGCTGTTTTTACCAAAATATCAGGATTAATACCCATTTGAGGGGCTAAATCTAAGCCATTTTCCCCGATACAAAACACCAGGCGATCGAAACGACGGGATAAATTTTTTAATTGCTCGCGAAAGATTTCCAACTGTCCGGGAGCGCTCAGGGGTTGGGAAATGCCAGTAGTACCTAACAAAGATAATCCCTCTACCACCCCAAAAGCGGCGTTAGAAGTCCTTGTGGCCAGTTTTTTGCCTTCTGGAAGGATAATCGTTACTTTGATGCTTTCTTGGGGCAGTAACAGGGGTCTGAGGTTTTCTTGCAGCAGACGCTGGGCATAACTATAAATAGCTGATTTTCCGCCATTATCAACCTGGATGCCGATTCCCTCGCCTCCTTGAATCTCTATCTCTTGATTACCCGTTTTTCTTTCTACTAACGCCCATATAGGGGTATTTCTAGTTAAATCTAAATTGTCCCCCGGATCGCTGCGGGTGATAGCTAGGGCAGCATCGGGGTTCAGTCGGGCAACTTGTTCGATGGCAATTGTAACGGTTTCTGGCGGTTCTAAAAGATTAAAAGTAACGGAATTTAGTTCATTTTCGCCGTGGAGATGCTGGAGAGATGCGATCGCACTGGCACAGGCAAAAACCGGCAAAGTGTAACCCGAACGGGGTGGGGAGATAGACATAAATAGGGTTGATAGCCAATCAAATTAGCCGTAATCTGATTATAGAACTAGGGGGCAACTGCTGCTATTTTTGATGATTCTTTGACATCCTCACCACCCGGGGTGAGCGCATCTCAAATGCTATTGACAATTGACCAATTTTGTGATCCTTGTGAGAATTTCAAGTGATACCAGTCAATCAGAATAGTTACGAACTCTACCCCTTTGGTCGATTGTTGCTTAACAATTGAGATGGCAAATTCTACAATGAGACTAATTTATGATATGATGAAAGAATGTATGATAATGTTTGTCGAATCTTAGCGTCACTTTTTTCAAGGGATATAGCCACTTGGTTAATCGGAGAACCGATTACATTAACCGAGTTGGAACCGACTGAGTTACTGCTAGATCCAATTAGAGTAGATAGTTTGATTTTTTTACAATCAGAAGACTTAATTCTTCACATCGAATTTCAGACAGATCCGAAAGAAGATATTCCTTTTAGAATGGCTGATTATCGTCTGAGGATTTATCGTCGGGTTCCTCGAAAAAGAGTTTATCAAGTGGTTATTTATCTGAGAAAAAATCAATCTGCTGCTGTCAAAATTAATACCTTTGAGTTATTAGAACTACAACATCGTTATAATGTAGTTAGACTCTGGGAAGTTCCCAGTGAAACTTTTCTAGATGTATCAGGTTTACTTCCGTTTGCGGTGTTGTCTCAAACTGATAATCCAGAAAAAGTATTACAACAAGTAGCTCGTCAAATTGAAAAAATTTCTGATAACATAGAGAGAAATAACATTGCTGCCTCAACTGGTATTATTGCAGGGTTAGTTTTAAATCAATCTATCATTAAAAGATTACTCAAGGAGGAAATTATG contains the following coding sequences:
- a CDS encoding Rpn family recombination-promoting nuclease/putative transposase, with product MYDNVCRILASLFSRDIATWLIGEPITLTELEPTELLLDPIRVDSLIFLQSEDLILHIEFQTDPKEDIPFRMADYRLRIYRRVPRKRVYQVVIYLRKNQSAAVKINTFELLELQHRYNVVRLWEVPSETFLDVSGLLPFAVLSQTDNPEKVLQQVARQIEKISDNIERNNIAASTGIIAGLVLNQSIIKRLLKEEIMKESVIYQEILAKGITEGEILGFKKGEANLILKQINRRVGNISTDWVNKIQELSLEQLEDLGEALLDFTSQSDLINWFNYLEENKKNIR
- the guaA gene encoding glutamine-hydrolyzing GMP synthase produces the protein MTTQTPLPTPQETLPSESFTNSLNRQIIIILDFGSQYSELIARRIRETNVYSEVLSYRTSAEQLAQINPKGIILSGGPNSVYDPGAPHCDAEIWNLGVPILGVCYGMQLMVQQLGGRVERAKRAEYGKASLFINDPTDLLTNVEDGSTAWMSHGDSCVELPAGFEILAHTDNTDCAAIADHKKKLFGVQFHPEVVHSVGGIALIRNFVYHICKCEPTWTTEAFVEESIREIRAKVGDKRVLLALSGGVDSSTLAFLLHRAIGDQLTCMFIDQGFMRKGEPERLMQIFNEQFHIGVQYVNARKRFLAQVAGVTDPEEKRRRIGHEFIQVFEEESNRLGPFDYLAQGTLYPDVIESADSNVDPKTGERVAVKIKSHHNVGGLPKNLRFKLVEPLRKLFKDEVRKLGRSIGLPEEIVRRQPFPGPGLAIRILGEVTADKLNILRDADWVVRDEINKQGMYHDFWQAFAVLLPVRSVGVMGDQRTYAYPIVLRLVSSEDGMTADWSRVPYDLLETISNRIVNEVKGVNRVVYDITSKPPGTIEWE